A stretch of Acidobacteriota bacterium DNA encodes these proteins:
- a CDS encoding YciI family protein yields MPTGLGSRYVLVWLKSGGSTELTQEERAVALEGHFANMGRLFDERFLLMAGPLGEPRSDPRDRGIFVFDVDEVEEADALTATDPAVQAGVFVFDAHPFEANDPLRTLFELEEDNEEGLDGMRMFVVARSPHAERADAAVASLVAEGMVTVSGRLGGGREATGLYVVNAETVDEARQMLIAASGEQDLEWDLSPWFGSKTLERLGRTTGSSP; encoded by the coding sequence GTGCCTACCGGTTTGGGCAGTCGCTACGTTCTTGTTTGGCTGAAGTCTGGCGGCTCGACGGAGTTGACCCAGGAGGAGCGCGCCGTCGCCCTGGAGGGTCACTTCGCCAACATGGGTCGGTTGTTCGACGAACGTTTTCTGCTGATGGCCGGACCGCTGGGCGAGCCCAGGTCGGATCCGAGGGATCGAGGGATCTTCGTCTTCGACGTAGACGAGGTGGAAGAGGCCGATGCCTTGACCGCGACCGATCCCGCCGTGCAGGCCGGAGTCTTCGTCTTCGACGCTCATCCCTTCGAAGCCAACGATCCTCTACGTACGCTCTTCGAGCTCGAAGAGGACAACGAGGAGGGGCTCGATGGGATGCGGATGTTCGTAGTCGCGAGGTCACCCCACGCGGAACGGGCAGATGCTGCTGTTGCGTCGCTGGTCGCCGAAGGAATGGTTACCGTATCCGGTCGTCTGGGAGGTGGACGTGAGGCCACGGGCCTCTATGTCGTCAACGCCGAGACCGTTGACGAGGCGCGTCAAATGCTGATCGCCGCGAGTGGCGAACAGGACCTCGAGTGGGACCTATCGCCCTGGTTTGGTTCGAAGACTCTCGAAAGGCTTGGTCGGACAACAGGTTCCTCGCCCTGA
- a CDS encoding MMPL family transporter → MGRLPELGLRRPKATLAFGVLVVLLAAPGLLRLELRTDGHALVPPNDPAVQKDAEIRQRFDLRDAVAVVVETDHPDGLFNTETLARVRELSDRLVALEGLGEVYVSSLATEKRDRVYTGTLRFRPFLEPVPSTPEEMDLLRGDLAATQILDGTLVALDGEATTLLVGVPAAHGEGPEAEERRRLMAAVEAEVATFDAGPDRVLVVGAPVAEALLGLHILEDLSLLLPLAIAVIALVVWIGCRRLWGVVLALAEVGAALIFTFGLMGWLGVPVYLTTAVLPVILTTLGLADEIHILWRYQRHLGQGAPEPVRSTMRQLTRPIVVTSLTTSLAFGSFLASEIPPVRFFGLFAAIGIVFCMLWSLSAVPAMLTLLGADRLRRAVSDSQAAADSPAAPWIQRRIDPWIASRSRRRAVLIALAAVTVLLAAGLPALVVQDSWIDGFAKGSPFRQATERVDERFFGTHLLLAHLVFEPRPDDPKRDYAGLTRWSGPLFRYETLQAVGELEERMRREPEVGGVLGPFSQLVTVAYLWLGRQEGGRKLPEEPYQFGRLLDRFDMARGKHKRQEVLTDDLTGGVMTLFLKDANYRDTAELIARLEASVEELLEPHGGHLELGGDVAVSQAMIPAIVRTQVSSLLLALAGAFLAVSLFYRSPKRAALAILPAAVAVLWVFGLMGWLGVPLGVATSMFCAVTLGIGVDYGVHFLEGTRREHGEKGGGAEGGGVSASLAATGPAIIADSLAIALGFGLLGLSQVPANAYLGLLVAAALLSAAVLTLLGLAALLNRE, encoded by the coding sequence ATGGGGCGGCTCCCGGAGTTGGGGCTTCGCCGCCCGAAGGCGACGCTGGCCTTCGGCGTGCTGGTGGTTTTGCTGGCCGCGCCGGGCTTGCTGCGCTTGGAGCTGCGCACCGACGGTCATGCGCTGGTGCCGCCGAACGACCCGGCGGTCCAAAAGGACGCCGAGATTCGGCAGCGCTTCGACCTGCGCGACGCGGTGGCGGTGGTGGTGGAGACGGACCACCCGGACGGGCTGTTCAACACCGAAACCCTCGCCCGGGTGCGCGAACTGAGCGATCGGCTGGTGGCCCTCGAAGGCCTCGGCGAGGTCTACGTTTCGAGCCTGGCGACGGAGAAGCGCGACCGGGTGTATACCGGCACCTTACGCTTTCGGCCCTTCCTGGAGCCGGTGCCGAGCACGCCTGAGGAGATGGACCTGCTGCGCGGCGACCTGGCCGCCACCCAGATTCTCGACGGCACCCTGGTGGCGCTGGACGGCGAGGCGACCACTCTCCTGGTCGGCGTGCCGGCGGCCCACGGCGAGGGTCCCGAGGCGGAGGAGCGGCGCCGGCTGATGGCCGCCGTCGAGGCCGAGGTGGCGACCTTCGACGCCGGTCCGGATCGCGTGCTGGTGGTCGGCGCGCCGGTGGCCGAGGCGCTCCTCGGCCTGCACATCCTGGAAGATCTTTCCCTCCTCTTGCCGCTGGCCATCGCGGTGATCGCGCTGGTGGTGTGGATCGGTTGCCGCCGCCTGTGGGGGGTCGTCCTGGCCCTGGCGGAGGTGGGCGCCGCGCTGATCTTCACCTTCGGCCTGATGGGCTGGCTGGGGGTGCCGGTGTACCTGACCACGGCGGTGCTGCCGGTGATCTTGACCACCCTCGGCCTGGCGGACGAGATCCACATTCTGTGGCGCTACCAGCGACACCTGGGTCAGGGTGCGCCGGAGCCCGTTCGCAGCACCATGCGGCAGCTCACCCGCCCCATCGTCGTGACCTCGCTCACCACCTCCCTGGCCTTTGGCTCCTTCCTGGCGTCGGAGATTCCGCCGGTCCGCTTCTTCGGCCTGTTCGCGGCCATCGGCATCGTCTTCTGCATGCTGTGGTCGCTGTCGGCGGTGCCGGCGATGTTGACCCTCCTCGGTGCCGACCGCCTGCGCCGGGCCGTGTCGGACTCCCAGGCGGCCGCGGACTCGCCGGCGGCGCCCTGGATTCAGCGCCGGATCGATCCCTGGATCGCCTCCCGCTCCCGCCGCCGGGCGGTGCTGATCGCCCTGGCGGCGGTCACCGTGTTGCTGGCGGCGGGCCTGCCGGCGCTGGTGGTGCAGGATAGCTGGATCGACGGATTCGCCAAGGGCAGCCCTTTTCGGCAGGCCACGGAACGGGTCGACGAGCGCTTCTTCGGCACCCACCTGCTGCTCGCCCACCTGGTGTTCGAGCCGCGGCCGGACGATCCTAAGCGGGACTACGCCGGCCTCACCCGCTGGTCCGGGCCGCTCTTCCGTTACGAGACATTGCAGGCCGTCGGCGAGCTGGAAGAGCGCATGCGGCGGGAGCCGGAAGTGGGCGGTGTGCTCGGCCCCTTTTCGCAACTGGTCACCGTCGCCTACCTGTGGCTCGGGCGGCAGGAGGGCGGCCGCAAGCTGCCCGAAGAGCCTTACCAGTTCGGCCGGCTGCTCGACCGCTTCGACATGGCGCGCGGCAAGCACAAGCGCCAAGAGGTGCTGACGGACGACCTCACCGGCGGCGTGATGACCCTTTTCCTGAAGGACGCCAACTACCGGGACACGGCGGAGTTGATCGCGCGGCTGGAGGCTTCCGTCGAAGAGCTGCTCGAGCCCCACGGCGGGCATTTGGAGCTGGGCGGCGACGTCGCCGTTAGCCAGGCGATGATCCCGGCGATCGTGCGTACCCAGGTGTCGTCTCTGCTCCTCGCCCTGGCCGGCGCCTTTCTGGCCGTGTCGCTCTTCTATCGCTCGCCGAAACGCGCCGCCCTGGCGATCTTGCCGGCGGCGGTGGCGGTGCTTTGGGTGTTCGGGCTGATGGGCTGGCTAGGGGTACCCCTGGGGGTCGCCACCTCAATGTTCTGTGCTGTCACCCTCGGTATCGGAGTGGACTACGGCGTTCACTTCCTGGAGGGCACCCGGCGCGAGCACGGCGAAAAAGGAGGGGGTGCCGAGGGCGGCGGCGTGTCGGCCTCCCTCGCCGCCACCGGCCCGGCGATTATCGCCGACAGTCTGGCTATCGCCCTGGGCTTCGGCCTCCTGGGCCTTTCCCAGGTGCCGGCGAACGCCTATCTCGGTCTGCTGGTGGCCGCCGCGCTGCTGTCGGCGGCGGTGTTGACGCTGCTGGGTTTGGCGGCGCTCCTGAACAGGGAATAG
- the prmC gene encoding peptide chain release factor N(5)-glutamine methyltransferase — MERTLGALVADARRRFRKLSASFEIPPREALLLAGHVLGWSESRVLAYPEHILSPAEAARFEALLGRRLSGEPFAYLTGEREFYGRPFTVDRRVLIPRPETEHLVEAALALALPAAPRILDIGTGSGCIAVTLALELPGCQAVAADRSLDALRVVQANVRRHRVDNRVAPVKVDLAAALDLSSFDLVVSNPPYVDPADTGELSPEILDFEPASALFAERRGLALIEDLIQEATAMAPGTWMLLEIGRGQAPGVERHAASRDWDIGATISDYAGIARVVQLRRPR, encoded by the coding sequence ATGGAACGAACCTTGGGCGCCCTGGTCGCCGACGCCCGGCGGCGGTTTCGTAAACTCTCGGCGAGCTTCGAGATTCCACCGCGGGAGGCCCTGTTGCTCGCCGGCCATGTCCTCGGCTGGAGCGAAAGCCGGGTGCTCGCCTACCCGGAGCACATCCTTTCGCCGGCGGAGGCGGCGCGCTTCGAGGCACTTCTCGGGCGCCGCCTCAGCGGCGAGCCCTTCGCCTACCTGACCGGCGAGCGGGAGTTCTACGGCCGTCCTTTCACCGTCGATCGCCGGGTACTCATTCCCCGACCGGAGACGGAGCATCTGGTCGAAGCGGCCCTCGCCCTCGCTCTGCCGGCGGCGCCGCGCATCCTGGACATCGGCACGGGTTCCGGCTGTATCGCCGTCACCCTCGCCCTGGAACTGCCGGGGTGCCAGGCGGTCGCGGCGGATCGTTCCCTCGACGCCCTGCGGGTGGTCCAGGCCAACGTTCGGCGCCACCGGGTGGACAACCGGGTGGCGCCGGTAAAGGTGGACCTCGCCGCCGCTCTGGATCTGTCTTCCTTCGATCTGGTGGTATCCAATCCGCCCTATGTCGACCCGGCCGACACCGGCGAACTGTCGCCGGAGATTCTCGACTTCGAGCCGGCGAGCGCGCTCTTCGCGGAGCGGCGGGGGCTCGCCCTGATCGAAGATCTGATACAAGAGGCGACGGCGATGGCGCCGGGGACCTGGATGCTGCTGGAGATTGGCCGGGGGCAGGCGCCGGGAGTGGAGCGCCACGCTGCATCGCGAGATTGGGACATCGGCGCCACAATCTCTGACTACGCTGGCATTGCGCGAGTCGTCCAGCTTCGCCGACCGCGTTAG
- the murA gene encoding UDP-N-acetylglucosamine 1-carboxyvinyltransferase, translating to MERFRIQGPSRLAGTVRASGAKNAALPVLAASLLSDEAIELANVPEVRDIRTMGRLLEHLGVAVESPAEGRRRLRWTGPYSSAHDAPYEVVKTMRASVLVLGPLLARHGRARVSLPGGCAIGVRPIDQHLKGLEALGAEIELDHGDVSVRAERLTGGRFRFSTPTVGGTENLLMAAVLARGTTVLENCAREPEIVDLANLLTAMGGRIEGAGESTITIEGVESLGGAQHTIIPDRIEAGTYLIGAALTSGDVTVTDSRAADLAPLLEKLAEAGATVDAAEALIRVRGNGGLRPTSIDTEPHPGFPTDLQAQYMAMLTRTEGVSKVCELVFENRFQHVQELARMGADIRVDGNCAEIHGPTPLTGAHVMATDLRASASLVLAGVAAEGETIVHRIYHLDRGYARMESKLQDLGARVERFNVPMGQ from the coding sequence ATGGAAAGATTTCGCATCCAAGGTCCCAGCCGCCTGGCCGGAACGGTCCGCGCTTCGGGCGCCAAGAACGCCGCCCTGCCGGTGCTCGCCGCCAGCCTGCTGTCAGACGAGGCGATCGAACTCGCCAACGTGCCCGAGGTGCGCGACATCCGCACCATGGGCCGCCTCCTGGAGCACCTGGGGGTGGCCGTCGAATCCCCCGCCGAGGGAAGGCGCCGGCTGCGCTGGACGGGCCCGTACTCGAGTGCCCACGATGCCCCCTATGAGGTGGTAAAGACGATGCGCGCCAGCGTTCTGGTGCTCGGTCCGCTGCTCGCCCGCCACGGCCGGGCGCGGGTGTCGCTGCCCGGCGGCTGTGCCATCGGCGTGCGGCCCATCGACCAGCACTTGAAAGGCCTCGAAGCCCTGGGCGCCGAGATCGAGCTGGACCACGGCGACGTTTCGGTGCGCGCCGAGCGGCTGACCGGCGGCCGCTTCCGCTTTTCCACCCCCACCGTCGGCGGCACCGAGAACCTGCTGATGGCGGCGGTTCTGGCCCGCGGCACCACGGTGCTCGAAAACTGCGCCCGGGAGCCGGAGATCGTCGACCTGGCGAATCTGCTGACGGCCATGGGCGGCCGCATCGAGGGAGCCGGCGAAAGCACCATCACCATCGAAGGGGTGGAATCCCTGGGCGGCGCGCAGCACACCATCATTCCGGACCGCATCGAGGCCGGCACCTACCTGATCGGCGCCGCGCTGACCAGCGGCGACGTCACCGTCACCGACTCCCGAGCCGCCGATCTGGCGCCCCTGCTCGAAAAACTGGCCGAGGCCGGAGCGACCGTCGACGCCGCTGAGGCCTTGATCCGGGTGCGCGGCAACGGCGGCCTTCGGCCGACCTCCATCGACACCGAGCCGCATCCGGGCTTCCCGACGGACCTCCAGGCCCAGTACATGGCGATGCTCACCCGCACCGAGGGCGTCTCCAAGGTGTGCGAGTTGGTGTTCGAGAACCGCTTCCAGCACGTTCAAGAGCTGGCCCGCATGGGCGCCGACATCCGGGTGGACGGCAACTGCGCCGAGATCCACGGCCCCACGCCGCTCACCGGCGCCCACGTGATGGCGACGGACCTTCGCGCCTCCGCCAGCCTGGTGCTCGCCGGGGTAGCGGCGGAGGGCGAGACCATCGTCCACCGCATCTACCACTTGGACCGAGGCTACGCCCGGATGGAATCGAAGTTGCAGGATTTGGGAGCGCGAGTCGAGCGCTTCAACGTGCCGATGGGCCAGTGA